From Candidatus Omnitrophota bacterium, the proteins below share one genomic window:
- the atpH gene encoding ATP synthase F1 subunit delta codes for MILAKRYVDGFLEYARGAIGFEEALEELKNAKDVFRDNPEFLKFLGKPVITYNEKCGVIDEVFAKSFSQDLRNFLKLLLKKDRVEIFFQIADYARIKYAHGEKVEAVLSTSYMLDTDLVRSIKDAMERKMNKKLQLYVKLDPDLLGGVKVDVGNKVIDGSVKKRLEEIKEKMTALRMS; via the coding sequence ATGATACTCGCGAAGAGGTATGTCGACGGATTTCTGGAATACGCCAGGGGCGCGATAGGATTTGAGGAGGCGCTCGAGGAGCTTAAGAACGCCAAAGACGTCTTCCGCGACAATCCTGAATTTTTAAAATTCCTGGGCAAGCCGGTAATAACCTATAATGAAAAATGCGGCGTTATAGACGAGGTATTCGCAAAAAGTTTTTCGCAGGACCTGCGCAATTTTTTGAAACTGCTCCTGAAAAAGGACCGTGTGGAGATATTTTTCCAGATAGCCGATTACGCCCGTATTAAATACGCGCACGGCGAAAAGGTCGAAGCTGTCCTGAGCACAAGTTACATGCTGGATACAGACCTGGTCCGGTCGATAAAGGACGCCATGGAGCGTAAGATGAATAAGAAGCTCCAACTCTATGTGAAGCTGGATCCGGATCTACTCGGCGGGGTGAAGGTGGATGTCGGGAATAAGGTGATCGACGGATCCGTGAAGAAACGTCTCGAAGAGATAAAAGAGAAGATGACGGCGCTAAGGATGAGTTGA